TCGTATTCCGCATCATCTTCTTTCCCGCTTCGGCTGGCCTGGGCTGCGGCTTGGGCCGCCTGGGCAAGGCGCCATGTCACGCCTTCATCTGCCACACCTTCCAGGTCCTGAGCCGCATCCGCGATCTCGGCATTCAGTCCCTTTGCCGCGCTGAGTTTTGCGAGCTCTTCGGCCACGGTCATGCGGGCCATATCGGCATCGCCGGGGGTGCGGATACACGGGACAATTGCCACATGGCGCGAAGTAAGCAGGTTATCAAGGGCATCCGGACCAAGTGCGCTGAAAATCTTTTCACGCAACACGTCGCTCCCCTCGTGTCCGTGACGCAGAATCAGGTCCCGAAAAACAGCATGATCCGCGTCGTTGCAGGGCAAACTTTCCAGTCCGTTTTCAAATTCCTCCGCGACCTCGGGCGTACAGATCAACGCAGCAAGGATCACCGTTTCACGCAAATGATCGGTAATCTGAGCGTCCCCGGCCGCCAAAGCAGATGTTTTGGTGCTGGCCATCGGTACGGGGGGCGCCTGCCAACCACGTCCGGTTTGCCACCTGCGCTTTTGACCGGCACCGCCGCCCCGTTTGGGTCGGAACAATTCCCACCGCATGTCCTTGATGGCCTGGCCGTAATGCTGACGGATCGACGGGTCCTGGATCAGCTTGATCTTGTCGCGCAGCGCCTTGTCCAGAGCCGCCTTGCGCTCCGGGCTGTCAAACGTCTTGCCTTCAGTTTCGCGCTGCCACAGCAACTGAACCATGGGCATTGCATCTTCCAGAATTTTCTGCAGCGCGCCGGCACCTTGCGCCTTGAGCAGATCATCAGGGTCCAGCCCGTCCGGCATCAGGGCAAACCGCAACGACTTTCCGGCCTCAAGCGCGGGCAACGCCAGATCAACAAGGCGCATCGCGGCGCGCAGCCCCGCCTTGTCTCCGTCCAGCGCAATGATCGGCTCGTCCGCTATGCGCCAGAGCATGGCAAGCTGGTGTTCGGTGACGGCCGTACCCAACGGGGCCACAGACGCGCCAAAGCCATGTTCGGCCAGCGCAATGACATCCATGTACCCTTCGGCCACGATCAGGGGCTGACCCTTGCCCGCAGCCGTCCGGGCCGGGCCATGGTTGTAGAGGCTGCGGCCCTTGTCGAAAAGCTCTGTCTCGGGCGAGTTCAGGTACTTGGCATTGTCATTGGGGTCCATCGCCCGCCCGCCAAAGGCAATGCAGCGCCCACGTGCATCGCGGATGGGGAACATGATGCGGCCCCGGAACGTGTCGTAGGGTTTGCCACCTTTCTGGGACGGTTTGCCAAGGCCGGCGCCAAGGATCAGTTCGTCTTCAACCCCCTTGCCCTTCAGCACATCCCACAGCCCCTGCCAGGCATCGGGGGCAAAGCCGATCTCCCATCGGTCCTGTGCAGCAGGATCAAGCCCTCGCCGTTCGAGATAGTCGCGTGCAGGTCCCGCGGCACCCGTTTTCAGTTGCAGGCGAAAGTGTTGAACGGCCATCTCCATGACGTCCGCCAATTGGGTACGCTTGTCTGCCTTTTCCTGAGCCCGCGGGTCGCGCTCGGGCATTGGCATCCCGGCTTCACCGGCCAGGATCTCAACCGCCTCCATGAAGCCCACATTTTCCGTTTCGCGCACAAAGCTGATGGCGTCGCCCTTGGCGTGGCACCCAAAGCAATAATAGTAGCCCTTGCGATCATCGACGTGAAAGCTGGCGGTCTTTTCGTGGTGGAACGGGCACGGCGCCCACATGTCACCCTTGCCCTGATTGGACTTGCGCGCATCCCACATGACTTTGCGACCGACAACCTGTGTCAGCGACAGGCGGGTCCGCAATTCATCCAGAAATCCAGGGGGCAGGCTCATGCCCTGTAATATTGGGGGTGCTGCGCCGCGAGTCGAGTCACTGCTGCAAGCAAAGTTCGTTCCACGCGTCCGACAGGCTTTCCTTGCGGATCACCCTGCGCTTTTGCTCATACACCCATGGGGCGATCAGCGGGATGGCGTTGTTGTACTTTTCCGGCCACTCTGGCGATTGCGCCAGAATATGCGCCTGTACGTCCCGTTCATCCACACGGTCCAGTCGGGCCTGCTGTACGGCCGCGACAACCTGGGCCTGCAAGGCACAGGTTTCTTCCTTGGTTTCCTGCGCCAGCGCAGGTGCCGCGCCAATGGCAAGAACGGCAGCAAATGCGAAACGGATCATGGACGGGCTCCACTGGATAGAATCAGTTCGCAGTGTTTTACCCGCGCGTCGCAACGCTTGCCATGGCCCTTTCCAGATCGTGAAGCAGCGTGCCAGCCATCGATCGGAAGACCATCAATAAAAAAGTGTCGGCACCAATGCGCGTCACGGACCCTGTCATGTGCTGGATTTGCGTGCGGGCGGTATGTCCCCGCTTGAACCTGGCCGCCGACAGGTCAAGCGGCACCAGGCGTGCAAGAACATCCTCCGCCTTCACGCCCTCCAGCGTGACCGTGGTCCACGCGTCGGTCTGGTCCGTCATCGCGGCGTAGGGGATCAGGGACGCATCAGCTGTCGACCCGGCAAGCAGAACCATGTCGCGCCCGAACCAAATGGCCCGCGCGCCTTCCTTTCCGGTGGCGCGGTTCGGGGCGGGCCACTTAATACCCTGAGCCGTCTTGAATGCGTCTGCAATCTTGGCTCCGCCCAAGGGCGCGATTGAGGTCAACGTGCCCAGGGACACTTCGGTTACCGTACAGGTGCCAATGGTCAACGGGGCCATTTTACCAAGTGGGGTCTTTGCGATCAGCTCAGCCACGGGTCCTGCCCCCTTCCTTGTCAAAGAACACGGGATCACACAGTTCAACCCGGGTTTGGATCCCACGTACATGATCCACCATGTTCAACACCTCGCCATGGCGTGCCAAACCATCGGTAACAAACGCGAGGCCGATGAAATGCTCCAGCGTCGGCGAAAACCCGACGGACGTGACATAGCCCTGGTCGTGGTCGGCCACAGGCTCTTGATTGTCCGAATAGATATGCGCGCCCGCCGTCAATTGCTTGATCGGTCCGACGGGCTTGATACCCACCAACTGGCCGCGTCCGTCTTCGACCAGACCGGGCCGCTGCGCCATGGCAGCACCGACAAAGTCCTTTTTGTCCGACAGCATGCGCGCCATACCAATGTCTTGCGCGGTCACCCGGCCATCAATCTCGGCGTGGGTGATGAACCCCTTCTCGATGCGCAGCACATTCAGGGCCTCCATCCCATAGGCCGCACCACCCAACATCTCAGCCCGAGCGACAAGCAAGCGGAACAGACTGTCGCCAAAGCGCGAAGGCACTGCAATCTCGTAGGCATGTTCCCCTGAAAAGGAGATGCGAAAAAGCCGTCCGGTGACACCCTGGACAGTAACCGGGCCACAGGACATGAAAGGCCAGGTGTCATTATCGATGGGGTCGTCCAGCAGACCATTCAGCAACACGCGTGACTGCGGTCCAGCGACCGCAAACTGTGCCCATTGCTCGGTCACCGAAATTATCCGCACATCCCATTCCGGCTTCAGCGCCTGGGTCACGAATTCCAGATGCCGCATGACCTGCCCGGCTGCCGCAGTGGTCGTCGTCATCACGTAATGAGTATCGCCCAGCCGTGCGGTCGTGCCGTCATCCATGACGTGCCCGTCTTCACGCAGCATCAAACCATAGCGTACGCGCCCTTCTTTCAGGGTCGAGAACATGTTCGTATAGACGAAATCCAATAGCTTTGCGGCGTCAGGCCCTTGAATGTCGATCTTGCCCAGGGTCGACACATCGCAGATGCCAACGGCATCGCGAACCCATCCAATTTCGCGATCACAGGATTGGCGCCAGGAGCGTTCGTCAGGCAACGGGAAGTACGAAGGGCGGTACCACAGTCCCGCCTCGATCATGGGTGCGCCTGCAGCGACGGTTGCCGCGTGACTGGTCGTCTTGCGTTCCGGGGCGAACCCCTTCCCTTGCGCACCTGCGCCCAGGGCGGCCAGCGCGACCGGGGAATAGGGCGGGCGGAATGTCGTGGTTCCGGTGTCCGGTATCCCGCGGCCGGTGGCGTCCGCCAAAAGCGCCAGCGCCGTCACGTTCGAGTTCTTGCCCTGGTCGGTGGCCATGCCTTGCGTTGTGTAACGCTTCATATGCTCGACCGACGTGAAATTCTCCTGCGCCGCCTGCTTGATGTCCTTGACGCTTACGTCGTTCTGGAAATCCAGCCACGCGCGTCCCTTCCCGGGGACAGCCCACAACGGCTCGACCCTGTAGGGCGTGTCATCTGCCTGCGGCAAGGCGACGTCGGGCACGGTCATGCCAAGCGCCTCCAGACACGTACCCGCAGCGGTGATACCTTCGGCCAAACAGGCAGCGCTGGAAAATACACCATTGCAGGCGCCTGCTGTCTGCATGCCCGGGATCGCGCCGGGGCTCGGAACAAAGCTTGCGAGGGTCGCGTCCCATGCAGGGCGCCCGTTCATGTGGCACGTCAAATGTACCGTCGGGTTCCATCCCCCCGAAACTGCCAGACAGTCCGTCACGAGCCTTTCCGTCCCGGCCGCAGTCTGGACACTGATTGCTTCAACGCCCTTGCGCCCCTGGCTGCCCGTCACCATCGCCCCCGCCATCAGGCGATAGTCGCCCAGCGCCTTTGCGTCGGCACGGCTGTCAATCACAGCGGCGATGTGGATCCCTGCGTCTTGCAGGTCCAAGGCCGTGCGGTGGGCATCGTCGTTGTTGGCAAAGACGGTGACCGCCTTGCCCGGGCTGGCGCCAAACCGGTTGAGGTACGTGCGGACGGCACCCGCAGCCATGATGCCGGGCCTGTCGTTGTTTTGAAAGGCGATATGCCGTTCAATTGCGCCTGCGGCCAGAACCGTCCGCCTTGCCACGACACGCCAGAACGTTTCCTTGACCCCGCCCTGCGGCACCCCGTCAACATGGTGAGAAACGCGTTCCAGCGCCCCGAATGTTCCACCATCATGTGCGCCGGTGACTGTTGTACGTGGCATAAGCCGGACATTGTCCAATGCCGCCAGCTTCGTCACCATCTCGGCGGCCCAGTGCGCGCCGGGCATACCCCCGATCTGCTGGGTCTCTCCATTCAGCCGTCCGCCCATGCGGCTGTCTTCATCCGCAAGGATCACCTGCGCCCCGGCCTGCGCAGCCGTCCATGCCGCCATCAGACCCGCCGGGCCAGCCCCAATGACAAGCACATCGCAAAAGGCATATGCCTTCTCGTAGTGATCCGCGTCTTGCCGATCCCCCAGCGCGCCCAATCCTGCAGCCCGCCGGATCACCGGTTCATACACTTTTTCCCAAAACGCGCGGGGCCACATAAATGTCTTGTAGTAGAACCCGGCGCCCAGAAAGGGTGCGGCAAGGTCATTGACACTCAGCAGGTCAAAGCCAAGCGACGGCCACGCATTCTGGCTGCGCGCGTCCAGACCGTCATACAATTCCTGGACAGTGGCCCGCACGTTGGGATCTGTGGCCGAACCACGGCCGATGGTCATCAGCGCGTTAGGCTCTTCCGATCCTGCGGTCAGAACGCCGCGCGGACGGTGATACTTGAACGACCGCGCCACGTGGCGCACGTCATTGGCCAGCAGCGCCGACGCAAGCGTATCTCCCGCAAATCCACGGTAAGTGTTCCCATCAAAGCGGAACGACAGGATGCGCGACCGATCAACGAGGCCCTTGCCTTCTACCCTCATCCTTTGCCTCCGCGCACAAGGACAACATCCTTGATCTCGTGGGTTGATACGTTGCGCGTGACCTTCAACCACGCGCCGCAGCCGGCCTCATGGCACCACAGCTCCTCCAGATCACCGGACGGGTTTTCCCGCAGGTGAAGGTACGTATCCCACGCCGCTTCGCCTGCGTCAGGTGCGGGTCGCTCCAGCATCACGGCAGCCCCCTGATAGTAAAATTCGCGCCGGTCACGCTCACCACAAATCGGACAGTTCAGTCGCATCAGACGCCTCCGCCAAGGTGCAACATCCACCCCTTCTCTGTTTCACAATACGCTCCGCCGGAGGCACCCGTCATTCCAATCCCTCCCTAGTGCAGATTGTGCTGCGACCCGGTCGCTTCTTCGTCCATGATCCCGCGCCCGGTGCGGAACCGGTTCAGACGATGGCGCATTGTGGTGGGGTGGGGCGTGCCTGTGGCCAGCAAATGAGCAAAGGTATGCCCCGAAGCCGGTGTGGCCTTGAACCCGCCATAACACCAGCCGCAATTGACAAAGAGCCCGTCAATATGGGTCTTGTCGATGATGAACGAACCGTCCGGTGACATGTCCATCACCCCGCCCCAACTGCGCAGCATCTTGGCCTTGCCAATGATCGGCATCAGCGTCATGGCCGCCTCTGCCACGTGTTCGACCAGCGGAAGGTTCCCGCGAGAGGCATAGCTGGCGTACATGTCCAGATCGCCACCAAAGACGAGCCCCCCCTTGTCCGATTGACTGATATAGAAGTGGCCCATGCCGTAGGTCACAACGTGATCAAGACAGGGTTTCAGCCCTTCGGTCACGAAAGCCTGCAAGACATGGCTTTCTATTGGTAGACGCATCCCGGCCATCGCCGCCACCTGGGACGACCGTCCAGCGGCCACCATCCCCACCTTCCTGGCCCGAATGGGCCCCCTTGTGGTTTGCACACCTTTCACGACACCGTTTTCGACGTCGATGCCGGTGACTTCGCATTGCTGGATCAGGTGCACGCCACGATCACTGGCCGACCGGGCAAAACCCCAGGCCACCGCGTCATGACGGGCCGTGCCACCGCGCTTGTGATAAAGCCCGCCGTAAATCGGAAACCGGGTTTGGTCGAAATCCAGAAACGGCAACAGCTTTTCGACGCCTGCCCGGTCAAGCATGGCCCCATCGTCGCCCTGCCCGCACATCGCATTGGCCCGCCTTACAAAGGCATCGCGTTGCCCATCCGAATGCACCAGATTGATGATGCCCCGTTGCGAATGCATGACGTTGTAATTCAGGTCCTCTTCCAGGCCCTCCCACAGCTTCAACGAGTGGGAATAGAACTCGGAATTGCCGGGGAGCATGTAGTTGGCGCGCACGATGGTGGTGTTACGCCCGACATTACCCCCGCCCAGGTACCCTTTCTCAAGCACTGCGACATTGGTAATGCCATGAACCTTGGCAAGGTAATGTGCCGTCGCCAGGCCGTGGCCTCCGCCACCGATCAGAACGATATCATATTCCGGCTTGGGCTCAGGACTGCGCCAATGCGGCCCCCACCCCTTGTTGCCGGTCAGACCTTCTTTCAGGACCTTCAGCCCAGAAAAGCGCATGCGCACCTCCGCCTTGTCACGGGACCACCATCACCATCCCGTCGGGTGTATCAAGGACACAAACACGGTCCGATGCGCTTTTCGACATGGGCTGGTCTGCGAGCGACCGATTGCGCACCTCACGCGGTTTTGCCTGTTCTGAAACATGATTTTGGCTTCCAATGGCCGCATGACGTTACTTCGACATTTCCTGGCGGGCGTTCTGGCCTTGCTGCCCATCCAACTTGCTGCGCAACCGGCCGACTTTGTGTCGCCCTCCATCGTCATTCTGGGCGACAGCCAGATCCCGTTTGGCTCGGGACCGGTCTTCCTGGAGTTTTTCGAAAATATCAAAACCCATTGCCCCCCCACACCCACGCAGGCCGCCAACCTCGAGGTCCTGGCTGACATGAAGGTCGCTGTGATCGGCGTGCGTTCCACGTCGCTGCATTCGTGGACAGCCAAAATGGGCAAGGCCAAGGGGGCAATCTGCGATGTCGATCCCAAGTGGAAGGTCAACGCCGGCACCTACGGGTTCATCAACACGACCGGCAACAAGTACAAGCAGATCGGCAAGGGCGACGCCTACCAGTTCTGCGAGATGAAGCAGTCGGCGTTTCAAACCATGTTCCGCCCCGGGTATTACGAACCCAAGCTGATCCTCCTGTCCTTTCTCGGAAATTCGGCCAAACGGTGGGCGGACGACTATGCCAAGGCGGTCGCTGACGTGGAACAGATGAACGCCCAATTGCCCGCCGGCGTGCCGTGCATCTTCATGACGACAGCGCCCAGCTACTCCAAGAAGATCACTGATCTGCGGCTGAAGGCGCAGGCCAACGTCAAACGGGCCTTTGCCGAAACGGGCAGCCAATGCAGCTTCATCGAAGGGGCAACACCCGAAACCGTGGCCGCCAACCAGGGCAACAAGAAATACTTCCGCCTGTCAAAGTCGGGCAAGGTCAAGGACCCATATCATCCGAACGAAAGGGCGGCCAAAACCTTCTTCATGATTGCGATGGATGATATCTGCACGGCCGTGTACGACCAAATCGACGCGGCCATGCCGGACCTCGCGGCGCGCTGACTCCGTTCATCCTATCAGTTTCAAGAAGTCCCGGGATTTCAGGCAAAGCCCCAAAGTTCACGGCACCCGCCCACTGGACGGGTGCGACAAATGACGTGGCGCCCCAGCGCCTCCTTTGGTCCATGTACTTCTACAGCCCTTTGGCACGATAACTGTCGGCGACCTTTCCGATTGCGACCAGATATGCGGCTGTGCGCAGATCATCCACATCCCCGCGCTCGTGCCAGACAGACGCCATGGACTGGTATGCCGCACGCATTGTGTCATCAAGGCCCGAGCGCACCAGTTCCAATTCATCCGCACCGCGCAGGTACTTGTCCTTGAAGTCCGGCGTCATCGACCAGGCGTCGCCCAGATGGCGGCTCAACCGCTCCAATTCGTCTACGACCAGCTGGTGGCGGGCTTCTTCCTGGCGTCGTTGCATCCGGCCAAAGCGGATATGGCTGAGGTTCTTGACCCATTCAAAGTAGGACACCGTGACACCACCTGCGTTGGCGTACATGTCCGGGATGATGACTGTCCCCTTGTCACGCAGGATCGCGTCGGCACCGGCAGTCACCGGACCATTTGCGGCCTCGATGATCAGCGGGGCCTTTATCCTGTCCGCATTGGCTAGGTTGATCACGCCTTCCAGGGCGGCGGGCACCAGGATGTCGCAGTCCATCTCAAGCACGGTTGCGCCATCTTCGACATAGGTCCCGTCGGGATAGCCGGCGACACCGTCATGGCTCGCGATCCAGTTGCGCACCGCATCGACGTCCAGACCCCGCTCATCGACCAATGCGCCGTCACGCTCGATGATGCCCACGATCTTGCAGCCATCCTCCCCTGCGAGGAACTTGGCCGCGTGGTACCCCACATTGCCCAGACCCTGCACAACGACGGTCTTGCCATCCAGAGTGCCGGACATACCGGCCTTCTTGACGCCCTCCGCATCGCGGAAGAACTCGCGCAGCGCATATTGCACACCCCGACCGGTGGCTTCGGTCCGGCCTTGAATGCCGCCCGCATTGGTGGGTTTGCCGGTCACACAGGCCACGCCATTGATGTCGGTGGTGTTCATCCGTTTGTACTGGTCCGCAATCCACGCCATCTCGCGCTCGCCCGTGCCCATGTCCGGGGCGGGCACATTCTGGGCCGGGTTGATCATGTCGCGCTTGATCAGTTCGTAGGCGAACCGCCGGGTGATCAGTTCAAGTTCGTGTTCGTCATATTCACGTGGATCGACATGCAGGCCGCCCTTGGAGCCCCCGAACGGCGCTTCCACCAGCGCGCATTTGTACGTCATCAGGGCCGCCAGCGCTTCGACTTCGTCCTGGTTCACGCCCAGCGCAAAGCGGATGCCGCCCTTTACCGGTTCCATGTGTTCGGAGTGGACGGAACGGTATCCGGTAAACGTCTGGATCTGACCGCGCAGGCGAACACCGAAACGAACAGTATACGTCGCGTTGCACACCCGTATCTTTTCCTCAAGACCCGGCGGCAGGTCCATCAACGCCACCGCACGGTTGAACATGATGTCCACGCTTTCACGGAAACTTGGCTCGTTGGGGGTGCTCATCCGGGATCTCCTTCTTCCGGTTCGACTCAGGTCGCGCGAGTCTGTGGAACCAGCCTATGACGGTTCGGTTAAGACGTGCGACTTTTTTGTGCGCATTTGAAATGTCGTCCCGATTTAGCCCAATTACTTAACAATCCGTAAACAGTACCCAATACGGTGACGGATTGATGAAAATGCGGTCAAAATCTCCACACAGCTTTCCTGCTTTTGCCCGATTTCAGCCACATTCCGGCGCCACACCAATCATCGGACGAAAAGGCTGTTGAAGCCTGTGATGACCAAAAAACAACAAGGTGCTTGATGCCAATGATGTGGACACGGAAATTGACGACGAAGGCTGGGCTGAAGAACAGCGTCGCCGGATTTGCGCGCGACGAGTCTGGGTCCATGACCATTTTCGCCGTCGCAATGTTTTTGATGATGATTTTGGTTGGCGGTATTGGCGTCGACCTCATGCGCAACGAAATGGAACGCACACGGATGCAGGCCACGGTCGACCGGGCCGTCCTCGCCGCCGCGGACCTTGATCAACCGCTGGAACCCGAGGCTGTCGTACGCGACTACTTCGACAAGGCGGGCATGAGCAATTATCTCAGCGCGGTCACGGTGGAACAGGGATTGAACTTCCGCACCGTTACGGCCCAGGCCAACATGACAACCACCACGCAGTTCATGCACCTGATGGGTGTCAGCGAATTGCCGGTACCCGCCATTGGACAGGCCGAAGAACGGGTGTCCAACGTCGAAATCTCGATGGTGCTCGACATCTCGGGTTCGATGGGTCGGGACAACAAGATGGAAAACCTGCAGGACGCGGCAAAAACCTTTGTCGACACGGTTATCAGGGATGAAAACGAAGATCTGATCTCGATCTCGCTCGTTCCCTATACGGCGCAGGTAAACGCGGGCTATGATATCTTCTCGCGGATGGAAACGCAGCATCGCCACAACTATTCTTACTGCATCGATTTCGAAATCGCCGACTTCTCCGAAGCCGGGCTCGACCTCGACAATCAATACGAGCAGATGCAGCACTTTGACGAAGGCTGGAACTACTCCAACCCCGTCAGCAATCCCGGTTGCCCCAAGCGCAGCTACGAGGAAATCGTGCCGTTCAGCCAGAACGCGACGACCCTGAAGAACACGATCGATGACTACCGCGCCCGCGCGAATACCTCGATCCACCTTGGGATGAAATGGGGCGTGGCTCTGCTTGACCCATCGTTCCGCCCGATCACCCAGGATCTCGCGGGTCCCGACGAAAACATCGTCGACGACGCGTTTGGCAACCGCCCTGCGTCCTATTCGGATCCGGAGACACTGAAAACAGTCGTGCTGATGACGGACGGCCAAAACGTGGACACCACGCGCATCCAACCGTGGTACTACAACAGCCCGTCCGAGTACGCGCACTGGAACCGCTATCCGTTGCACTGGTACCTGAACAACTATGTACGGGGCAGCTGGAACAACTGGCGCTACACCAAGTACACGTCCGGCCAGGCCGACGCGATGCTCGAAGACATCTGCGACGCAGCCAAGGCTGAAGGCATCGTGGTGTGGTCCGTGGGCTTCGAGGTGACCGACTATTCGGCTGGCGTCATGGAAAACTGTGCGTCCTCGCCCAGCCACTTCTTCCGGGTGGAAGGCGTCGAAATCACCGAAGCCTTCGAGGCAATCGCCAAGCAAATCAACCAACTGAGGCTGACCCAATGACACTCAAGATCAAATCATTCCTGCGTCGGTTCCGTCGCGAAGAGGATGGCCAGATGGTGGTGGAATTTGCCCTCGCGGTACCACTCATGTTCACCCTCTTCATGACCTCGGTCGAACTCGGCATCTATTCGGTGCGCCAGGGCTTCCTGGACCGGGGACTGGACATGGCGGTACGCAACGTGCGGCTGAACACCGGCTCCAACTATAGCCATAGCGACATCAAAAACATGGTGTGCGAGTATTCGGGCTTCCTTGAGGATTGCGACAGCCTGCTGAAACTGGAGATGAAACCTGTCTCTGCACGCAGCTTTGCCGGCTTCCCTAACTCGCCCGACTGTATCGACACGTCGCTCGAAGTGACCCCATCCACCACCTTTGTGCACGGGGCCGAACACCAACTGATGATGCTGCGGGCATGCTACAGTTTTGATCCTGTCTTCCCCCTTGCCGGGATGGGCCGGTCGTTCACCAAGGACGGCGCAGGTCGGGTCAAGATGGTCTCGATGTCCGGATTTGTGCAGGAGCCAAGCTGATGAAACGCCTTATCAACACCTTGCGGGCCTTCCGCGACGAGGAACGGGGCAGCCTGGCGGTGGAAACCGTCCTGATCATCCCCGTCCTCTTCTGGGCCTACCTGTCGATGTTCGCGATCTTTGATGCGTATCGCCAGCACTCGATCAACCAGAAAGCCGCCTACACGATCGGTGACATCATCTCTCGCGAGACGACACCGCTGGACGGTGACTATATGAACGGCACACGGGAGATCGTTGCGTACCTGACGGCCAACCTTGAGCAAAACGTGGCTGTACGGGTCACCAGCGTCAAGTATGACGCGAACGCTGACGAATACAAACGTGACTGGTCAGAAGCCCGCGGTTGGCACCCTGCGCTGTCCAACAAGGACGTCAACAACCTGCGCATCCATCTTCCGGTCATGCCACACAACGAGCGCGTGATGGTGGTCGAGACCTTTGTCAAATACGACCCGCCGTTCGCGACAGGCCTGCAGGAGCGTGAGATCCAGAACTTTGTTTTCACGCGTCCCCGCTATGCACCCCGCGTGCTGTGGGCCGTCGAAGGGGCCACGCAAGGGCCCTAAGCACGTCAGTCTGACGATCGTTCTGCAATCATGGCCGAGAGTATCTCGGCCATGAATTTTGCCTGGTGACCGGGTGTCATACCACCAACACCAACACGGTTTCCCAGACGCCACCAAAGACCCGGCCGCCATGCGCGGCCGTTCGATGCTTGAAGGCGCAGCAAGAAGCCGTTGGACGGTTTGAACGCAAACATGCCCCGGTCGATGGAGAGTATGTCTTCGGTGCGCGCCACAAGCGCGCCTGAGCTGTCGCGCAGTTCTTCAGGCGTCAGTTCCAGCGTGAGGGCCGTGGCCCGGCGCATCTTTTCCGCGATCCAGATCGACCCACCCCCAAGCACAAAAAGGAAAACCTGCCAGCCCACCGCCGGCGGGCGCACAATGCCCACGTAGATCACCATCAGCGACAGGATCCACAGCGATCCGATACCCAGGATGCGCCGCCCGGGCGACGCTTGAATGGTGGCGATGACCTCGCCCTTTTTGAAATCCAGTCCTTGCATGCCTCGCCCTTAGCTTGGGGTCATGGGCTGGGCAAGAGGGCTCAGCGGCGGACGATGACCTCTGCGCCGGGCTCCTCGGGCTCATCATCGACCATCTCAGCCGGAAATCCGGGGGCAGTCACATCCAGACCTGTCGCTTCTTCAAGGCGTTTGATGATGTTGGGCGACAGCTCGCGCGGGCCGAACCGGTTGATCGCATCATCGAACAGCGAAATCAGCAGGGGGTTCAGGTCCAGCGGCACCCCGGCCCTGTCCGCAACATCCTGAAACAGGCCAATGTCCTTGGCCACGAGGTCCATCGTGAATGAAATGTCGCGACTGCCGTTCAGGATCACCTGGCTTTCTGTTTCGTGCACAAAGGACGTGCCGGAACTGATCGCCATCGCCTCATATGCCACGGCCAGGTCCATGCCCGCGCCCTTGGCCACTGTCAGCGCCTCAGCACAGCTGACCAGATTTGCGGTGGCAAGGAAGTTCGTCAGCACTTTCAGGACCGATGCGCTGCCCAGGTCACCGGTATGCAACACACGGCGTCCCATGGTGGTCAGCAAGGGCAATATCCGCTCGAACGTGGCACG
The DNA window shown above is from uncultured Tateyamaria sp. and carries:
- a CDS encoding sarcosine oxidase subunit beta family protein, which encodes MRFSGLKVLKEGLTGNKGWGPHWRSPEPKPEYDIVLIGGGGHGLATAHYLAKVHGITNVAVLEKGYLGGGNVGRNTTIVRANYMLPGNSEFYSHSLKLWEGLEEDLNYNVMHSQRGIINLVHSDGQRDAFVRRANAMCGQGDDGAMLDRAGVEKLLPFLDFDQTRFPIYGGLYHKRGGTARHDAVAWGFARSASDRGVHLIQQCEVTGIDVENGVVKGVQTTRGPIRARKVGMVAAGRSSQVAAMAGMRLPIESHVLQAFVTEGLKPCLDHVVTYGMGHFYISQSDKGGLVFGGDLDMYASYASRGNLPLVEHVAEAAMTLMPIIGKAKMLRSWGGVMDMSPDGSFIIDKTHIDGLFVNCGWCYGGFKATPASGHTFAHLLATGTPHPTTMRHRLNRFRTGRGIMDEEATGSQHNLH
- a CDS encoding SGNH/GDSL hydrolase family protein, coding for MTLLRHFLAGVLALLPIQLAAQPADFVSPSIVILGDSQIPFGSGPVFLEFFENIKTHCPPTPTQAANLEVLADMKVAVIGVRSTSLHSWTAKMGKAKGAICDVDPKWKVNAGTYGFINTTGNKYKQIGKGDAYQFCEMKQSAFQTMFRPGYYEPKLILLSFLGNSAKRWADDYAKAVADVEQMNAQLPAGVPCIFMTTAPSYSKKITDLRLKAQANVKRAFAETGSQCSFIEGATPETVAANQGNKKYFRLSKSGKVKDPYHPNERAAKTFFMIAMDDICTAVYDQIDAAMPDLAAR
- a CDS encoding Glu/Leu/Phe/Val dehydrogenase, which codes for MSTPNEPSFRESVDIMFNRAVALMDLPPGLEEKIRVCNATYTVRFGVRLRGQIQTFTGYRSVHSEHMEPVKGGIRFALGVNQDEVEALAALMTYKCALVEAPFGGSKGGLHVDPREYDEHELELITRRFAYELIKRDMINPAQNVPAPDMGTGEREMAWIADQYKRMNTTDINGVACVTGKPTNAGGIQGRTEATGRGVQYALREFFRDAEGVKKAGMSGTLDGKTVVVQGLGNVGYHAAKFLAGEDGCKIVGIIERDGALVDERGLDVDAVRNWIASHDGVAGYPDGTYVEDGATVLEMDCDILVPAALEGVINLANADRIKAPLIIEAANGPVTAGADAILRDKGTVIIPDMYANAGGVTVSYFEWVKNLSHIRFGRMQRRQEEARHQLVVDELERLSRHLGDAWSMTPDFKDKYLRGADELELVRSGLDDTMRAAYQSMASVWHERGDVDDLRTAAYLVAIGKVADSYRAKGL
- a CDS encoding pilus assembly protein TadG-related protein yields the protein MTIFAVAMFLMMILVGGIGVDLMRNEMERTRMQATVDRAVLAAADLDQPLEPEAVVRDYFDKAGMSNYLSAVTVEQGLNFRTVTAQANMTTTTQFMHLMGVSELPVPAIGQAEERVSNVEISMVLDISGSMGRDNKMENLQDAAKTFVDTVIRDENEDLISISLVPYTAQVNAGYDIFSRMETQHRHNYSYCIDFEIADFSEAGLDLDNQYEQMQHFDEGWNYSNPVSNPGCPKRSYEEIVPFSQNATTLKNTIDDYRARANTSIHLGMKWGVALLDPSFRPITQDLAGPDENIVDDAFGNRPASYSDPETLKTVVLMTDGQNVDTTRIQPWYYNSPSEYAHWNRYPLHWYLNNYVRGSWNNWRYTKYTSGQADAMLEDICDAAKAEGIVVWSVGFEVTDYSAGVMENCASSPSHFFRVEGVEITEAFEAIAKQINQLRLTQ
- a CDS encoding TadE family protein, with protein sequence MTLKIKSFLRRFRREEDGQMVVEFALAVPLMFTLFMTSVELGIYSVRQGFLDRGLDMAVRNVRLNTGSNYSHSDIKNMVCEYSGFLEDCDSLLKLEMKPVSARSFAGFPNSPDCIDTSLEVTPSTTFVHGAEHQLMMLRACYSFDPVFPLAGMGRSFTKDGAGRVKMVSMSGFVQEPS